The window ATATTCCACTTTATAAGATTAGTTTAGCATATTATaaaaaactgcatttttgtgtcaatTTTGTTATTATCTTTCTTTTGCAATTTTCTTTTTATTAAAGGGCAATATCATTGCATTAATTCATTAATTCTTAAAAACCTTTgttatttgtttttgttttgttttatacTATTTAttcttaaagggtaataccaTTACAACTGATTTATTCTTATCTAGTTAAATTTTAATATTTTGATTTTGTTATATTTTTATCTCATTTCTTTCTTCGTAAGGGGTAATACCAATGGGACTAACTCATCAGTTCTTAGGGCATTTATTTTCACAAAAAAACACCATTATATGCTTCTTATTGCATATTGCAAAAAAGCGCATTTTCTATGCAAAAATGCATAATTCTAAGGAAGAATGAATCAGTGACATTGGTATTACCTTCAATAAGAAATAAAATGAAAGATGATGACAAATTTGCGTCCAACTTACACAAAAATTGTGTTTTTTAAATAATATGTCAGAAAAACATATAACAGTTGTTCTTTTGCAAAATGGAAGAGTTGTCTGAGAAGAAATGAATTACTGACATTGGTATTACCCTCAAAGAAGAAAGAATTTGAAATAAAactagaaaaattcaaaataATAAAGTTTTAAATggaagaatgaattagtggcattgatGTTAACCTtcaagaagaaagaaaatgaaaaactAAAACAGATAATGACAAAATTTAAACACAATTCACATAGAAATTACACTTTTTATAATATGCACGAGCAAGCATGTCCTAGTAAAATTTTCACCAAACAGAAGATTTCTAAGAATgtatgaattagtggcattggtattaccatGAAAGAAAAAACTAAAAGAAATAAACACTCAAACGaaatcaaaataatgaagtttttcTTAGAAAAAATGAGTTAGTGGCTTCGGTATTACCCTTTAACaagaaagaaaatgaaacaaGACTAAAATAAAATCATAATAATGAAGTTTTAAAGAAATAATAAGTTACTGGCATTGGTATTATCCTTtaagaagaaaaatgataaatAATAAACAAATAATCATAAAATTTGCACACAATTTAAATGCACTTTTTTATAATATACAAGAATAAACATATAATAGTGGAATTTATACAATAAGGAAAGTTTCCTAAGAACTAATGAATTACTTGTATTGGTGTTACCATTATAAAAAATGAAACAAAAAAAAAGCAAAATAATAATTTTTTTCTAAGAAAGAATGTATTGGTGGCTTTGATATTACCCATTAAGTAGAAAAAagtaaaataaaactaaaaataaatttAGTTATGTCTTTTAAGAAAGAATGAATTACTGGCACTGGTATTAAACAATGATAAAATTGGACACAATATTTTTTTTCGAATATGCAATAATAAGTATATAGTATAGTAATTCTCAAAATAAAATCTAAAAAGAAAAGAATCAGTGGCATTGGTATTACTCCTAAAaagtaaagaaaataaaacaataACTAAATAAAAAATGAAATTTATAAGGAAGAAATAACTTGTGGCATTGGTATTATCCTTTACAAATAAAAAATTGCACACAACTTTACACTAAAATTGCACTTTTTTGCACTATGCAAAGAATAATCGAATAATAGTGCAATTTTTCATACATTTTATAGTATTCGCGTGTTTACATTTACACTCACGCAACATCCGAAAATACccacaaaagaaaaaaatgattaataaataaaaataaaaaacagaaggaaaaacaaaaaaaagcaGAAATACGAAAAAGATCAAAGCGATGGAGGGAATTAATTGACTGTCCCAAATATGTGGTCagtaaaaaaaggggtgaaacaACTCAGAGAACATAATAGGAAAAAAGGAAGCACAAATCTAAAATCAGAAATCAATGGCCAAAAATATCAACTGACCCAAAATCAATTTTCAAGCAACTTACATATAGCTTGAATGATGCCAAAACTACTCATACCCGAAATAACCATGTAAAAAAAGAAAAACCGACTAAATATATGAGGAAAAGCAAAAGCAAAATGTATACAAAAAACAAGCAATGTGTAACGGGCTTCAAGCCCAATAGAAAAATTGACTTACCCAAACAGGGGCAAGTCAAAAATTCAGCCTAAGGAAAAAAATTGACTTTCCCCAAACAAGGGCAAGTCAAAAACTAATGTGAGTTAAAGAAAAACAGTGTAAGCAGTAATGAAACAACACTGGAAAAAAAAACTGCACAAATCTTGACAAAAAAAAATCAACGGGTCCAAAAAAAGACTTACCTAAATTTATAATATCAGGCGACTTGGTTATATAAAAAATCGGTGTTGCTAAATATCAATCGACCGAGACTTGGTCAAGTCTCAATAGATGATATATTCGTGCAAAACTTTCTCTTTAGTTGTTTTCTATTTCCTATTTATCTAGTATTATATTACTTGATTGAGACTTGGTTAAGTCTGAGTCAACTGATATCTAGCTAGATCTTAATCGAGTTACCCTTAACCAAGTCTCAGTCAAGTGATATACTCCAACTAGTACatcagaagaaaaaaggaaaaactgaAATGAATTTTTCTGCACGAATCTTCACAGATCAAAAGAATATAGAATCGACAGAAACATAACGAAGTCTCAGTTGGCAAAACTGTAAAAATTAACAATAAAAGGTAGGTAGATGACGTGGTAAACTTTATGGGTCTGTCTAGGAAACATCACAActaagttgatgtccactctATTTGTGGtttatttatttgttttgtcctagttttattttgtttcttgttgctgcACTGTATATATTTGTGGGAACTTATATGTGACATCCTTAAAAAACTTTTAGATGTGAATTAGATAAACTGAAACTTTCCAGCCGCAATGATTACCGCAATGATTTGTTTCCAGCCGGCCGGCCGGTCCAGCCGATCCTTAATTTTCTTTCCAATGTATACGTTTCTTCTGTCTTTCTTCTTTTGAGAGGGGCTAACTAGCCCATGCTTAATCATATATTCCAccaaagcaaaaaagaaaatcgATCGTCAAGAACAACAACAGTAACACAATTACACAACACACAAGAATGGAGTACGTAcacacatacatacatacaatAACGGAAACAAACTCATCTTCCCTCCTGGCGGCCTAGACCTCCTCGTGTACATCACTCATTTAATATCTGTCAATGGATTAACTGGGTCAGGGCTTCAGGCGGGGAGGTAGGACGGCGGCATCGACAGGCCGACGACCTTGCCGCAGCGGAGGGCGTTCTCTGGCATGTTGTACTCGTCGCGCAGCGACCTCGCCGGCGAGACGACGCTCATGTAGAGCTGCTCCCCGAGGTAGTGCCTCTCCCACAGGTTGGACCTCACGTTCCACATCCCCGCGTTGTCGAACGTCAGCATCACCGCCGACCACGACCGCGGGTACACCTGGATCGTGTGCCTGCTCACCGCGTCCAGCAGGTTGTACGTCTTCCTCTCCGCCGCCGTCCACTTCCCCGGCCCCATCCTGCAATACTCACATGCATCAAACTCCATTTCCATTAAAtcggcgccgccgcccgtacatgcaatgcatgcatgcatgcatgagtaCAAGAAGGGTCACGTCACGCGTACCCGACGGCGAAGAAGGCGTAGCCGTCGATGTGCATGGACTCCATGCTCTTCTCGGGGTTCTCGAAGACGACCTCGATGAAGGTGCGGAACTCGGCGGTGATGACGTTGGGCACGACGTGCATGGGGCCGTTCACGGCAGGGGGTTCGTCGCCCATCTGGTTGTACTTGAACACCTGGTCGCTGACGTTGAAGTACTCGGCGAGCTTCAGGGGTGTGTCGCCGTCCACGTGTGACACGCCGTTGAAGCCGTACTTTAGCTTGCCCTCGACGTGGCCGCGGGTGACCATGAGCTTGATGGTGCGGGTGATGTTGATCTGGCCATAGTGGTAGGATCCCTGCGGGTTGGGACGCGCCGCGCTGGCCGTCAGGTTCCACCGGAAGGACCTCCACTGGTTGATCgaccaggcccagccggccggcggCTCCGGGACGTTAGCCGCCGGCGGGGTGTTGGAGCCGGCGTAGCGGATGACGGCGGAGACGGAGCTGGGGCCGGCCATGAACCTGGTGGAGGCCACCATGAGGTAGTCCGCGGGCTTCTGGTCGGCGTCGACGAGGACGGCCATGCACTGGCCCACGTGCACGTCGAGCGACTCGTACATGCCCTGCACCGTGTGGGAGCCGTCCATCTCCACGAGCTTCATGTCGTGGCCCTGGATGCGGAAGTTGAGCGACGTCTTGATGCCGACGTTGCAGATGCGGAGCTGGTACGTCTTGGCGGCCTCCCAGGTGAACATGGGCGGGTTGGCCGCCTCCTTGCCGCCCCTGCCGTTGATGAGCACGCCCGCGGGGCGGCCGAAGTTGCGGCCTGCGTCGAGGAGGCTGGCCATGACGGCGTGGTCCTTGGTGAACCAGTCGCCGATGAGGACCTGCAGGTCGTCGGCGGGCGGGTCGTAGGGGACCGGGATGAGGAGGCGGCTGAGGACGCTGATGAGGCCGAAGCCGCCGACGACGCGCTGCATGCCGATGGAGGGGAAGTAGAAGAAGGTGCCGATCTGGTCCTTGGGCTGCCAGTGGTAGGTGTAGTTGGTGCCGGGGGCGACGGGGCAGTTGGTGCCCGGGAGGCCGTCCTGCCACGAGTTCTTGCGGTGCTGGATGCCGTTCCAGGTGAAGAGGAGCGGCTGGTCCAGCTGGTTGAAGACGTTGATGACGATGTTGTTGTTGGAGGAGCAGTTGATCCGGGGGCCCGGGAACTCGCCGTTGATGAGGATCACCTTCTGCGGCGTGCCCACGATGTTCTTGGTCCCGTACGTCACGTGCCACTCCATGAACACGTACGGGTCCTCGGCCCGGGCCACCGTCgtggagagcagcagcagcgccaGCAGGAGGACGCCCCCCGCCTCCGTCCCGCGCAttgtcatcgtcgtcgtcatcaaaaccaagATCGGTGGCAGGCGGGCGGGCTAGCTGGACGGACTGGCGGGCGCTGTATATCAAGTTCTGCTCTCTGCATCACAAAATACGAACACATTCGAATGAATTGATCGGAAACTGCATGCATCGGACGACGATTTGTAGGCATGCCGATTGCCAATGAATGATGTGTGCCTCGTGCGTACCTTGAAGGATTGTAATGTAGGAGTTGCGGGCGGCGGGTCTATGAGGAGGCCATGGAAGACGTCCCCTGGTTGTCTTGTCGTAGGGGTAGGACGGTGAAGGATGGGCAGGAAGGAGACCGGGGAGGTCAACCGGGGAGCTTCGGGGTGACGAGGGGACGCCGTGGCAGGGATTTATAGCTGCCGCCGCGCATGGTGGGGCTAAGGAGCGGTGCCGAGAAATGGCCGCAAGCAGGCATGCAGCATGTGTCTGTCTCGCCGCCGTTGCCGCTCTGTCCCTGTTTAGATCTGTTCCGGCGTCTCCCCGGCCAGTTCGGGCCACCACAGCCCAGCACGTACTGGGTGACAATCTGTCGCAGAAATGACTTTTTGTGCCCGGGCTGCATGAAGCTCTTCTTAAAAAAATCAAGAAAAAAAATTCAATGATTCAAAAATTCCGAAACAATTCCAGGATATCAGACCGATGTATACTCCATCTCCATGTACATAAACTTTTAGGACCATaataactgccacacgtgtggcatctAGGGGTTGTGCCGCACGCCCTGTGTGACACGGAGACAAACCCGCCCGCACGACGGCGTCCGGGTGCACGCAGACACAGCCCGCACGTCCGGTGTGTGGCACAATCGCCCACACGTCCGGTCGATCGACCGCGCTGCCCGCACGACCTAACGCGCCCGTAGTCTCGGCATGCCTTCGAACCCCAGTCCGACCTGCGCCGTCGTCTCCTACCTCTCGATCCCCTACCTCCATCGTCTTCCTTCTCTAGTTGCCATGGCAACCAGAGCAGATCCGTAGCGCCTCCCCACCCCCACCGCCACCGCCacacccccaccccccccccccccccccccgcgacgACGAGCTAATAGGCCGATCTCCGATCTCCTCCTTCTTCTGTCCAGAAAATTGAAATTCCAGATTGCCCATGAAGATGACGACTAGATCCACACTGTCATGCCAAACACACCACGGATTTGTATGTATTCCCCTTTGCCCACCAACATACGCCAGATCTGCCATGTTCTATCCTACAGTTGAACTAAACTTCTGGGTTGGGTTGTTGCGAGTAGTTGCTCCAGAAGGATGTGTAGGATTCACTAAAATTAGGGGAAAGAAAGGATGAATTTGGATGGCGCATAGGGAGGGAGAAAATTAATTGCCACCTATATTTGACGTTAGTTGCCACCTATCTTTGCCGTTAGCTGCCACAAATGTTATGTTGTTACTTGCCATCATATTATCTTGGCTGTTgccatcggattaaaatgatagTTGGCATCCAGATTTTAGAAAAGAGAATGAATGTGCATGTCCTACTTGCCATGATGTATTGGTTGTCTATGCAAGAAATGTGATATGATTGCCGAGTTTTCTTGTATGTGCAAACATCAAGAATGCATTTTCGGATATTCATGCGTTCTTGTTCATGCAGTGTCTGAAAACACAGTGGGAGAAAAGCGGAAAAAAATGAATCACGAAGACGGCACTGATCCTTGGTTTTCTCAAAGGCCGGAAACGCCCCCTTGGGATGCAGCAGAGTACAATCAACTCATTTTCGCAGGGCCGTTGCTGCCACTACTAGAGCAGTACGCGAGCATCGGTACGTTGCATGATCAAAAAAGGGACAGTTGCCATGTTTGTGACGAGGAAAATGGCATTCTACTTATGTCCTACAATGTCATTTTTCGCAGGTTCTTATGACCCAACCACACGCACAGggataccatggcaagttcagACACAGGGCGCTAACGCTGACAGATGTACGGGAGACCAACTTCAAGTAGCCAATGTGGCAAATCAAGGATGGGAAAGACTTATGAGTTTTATGGAAAAACGCAGGACCTTCATGCAGCACGTGGCAACAGGCGGCAACCATGTACCTGCCATCAATGTTGTACACAGGTGATTCGTATGAAGTGATTTTGTGGACAGTGAATCAGGAGAAGCAACATAGGTGACAGTGGTGTTTACGTGGTGACTTGACAAAACACAGTTGCCGTGTCTGGACAACTGTAGTTGCCATGTCTggacaactgcagttgccatgtctaATAAACTGTGATTGCAATGTCTAAACAACGGTGGATGCCAAGTGTGAACAAATCTATTTGCCATGGTTGAACCACTACATGTGCCATGTTGTACAAACAACAGTTGCCATGCATTGACCAACTGCTAATGATCGCAGGTTGTTATGGTGTAACCACATCGGCAAACGTATCGTGGCAAGCTTCACCATTGCAAGTCAACGCTATTGCAGATAGAGCACAACAAATTGGAATGACAGACCAACTTCGATTAGCACATGAGGCACAACAAGGTAAAAATATGTGAACCAGCAAAAAACAGTAGTGCATTTGCTTTTGTGCAAAAGCATGGAGGGAAAGTGGATTTGTCACGGTGGTGGCGGAAAACAACAAAAATGCTACCAAGTGGACACGTGCAAATAGTCATCTATTGTCTTTCGGATTTGTCAATTACTGTCTGCATGTGTGCAACATTCGTGATTGACTCCATTTTCCTAGTGGCCTCGTGCCTAGAATGCAAGTTTTGATGGTAAAGATGCTGGTTGCCATGTATTGGCAACAATAGCTACCATGTTTGTTGGACTGTAGCTGCCATGGTTGAAAAACTGCAGTTGCCATGGCTTGCTGTATGAATGATGTCATGCCAAATCAGATGCAGTTGCTATATTCCGTTATGATAAACCTGCCATTCAAGCAATGCTTACACACGTACCTGTTTTTTTTGCAGGACCTTCCACTACAATCAACAGCGGCGCGAGGACATCTACTGCGGGAACCTCTGAGCACACGGAAGGAGCGTTCCACCAGCAAGTCAACAAAACTACCACAAACAATGCAGAATCAGTGTCGATACTGGCAATCGTTCCAGCAATGACGACAAGCACACCTTTGCACAACAGCACAAGCAACACTCAAGCATATGAAACAGCCGCCGATACTGAAGTGAATGATGAAACTGATGACGAAGCACAAGGGGATGAAGAAGATGGGCAATCAGAAATCATGATACCTCAACCACCATATGTTGGGCAGAGATTTGGTTAgtttgaagatgccaaggaattCTACCAGAGATATGCAATGTTCCATGTGTTTGCGGTGAACACCGAATACCataggaaaattaaaaaaaactAACGAGTACAACAGAGGTGAGATAAGGTGCTACAAGGCACGAAAGAACAAGAAGGGTAAAGGTGTTGCGCCTGTCGTGCCGGAACGAAAGAGAGGTATCACTGTCAAGACGGGATGCCCTGTCCGGTGTAAGCTAAACGCAGATGGAGCACGGTGGGTGGTCGCCGAATATTTCAACGAACACAACCGCGGACTCATAAAGAAGTTTGACCTGGTAAAATTTCTGAGCGCCCACAGAGGATTCAGCCCCCTCGAGAAGAAATTCGTAAAATTGCTACATGATTGTAACGTTGGTCCATCAAGGATGATCCAAATACTATCCCTGATCCACAGCGGAGATGGTAGACTGAGTAGCATGCAGTGGCGGAGCTAGCGTACAACCGTTGGGTTCAGTTGAACCCAATGATCTTTTTGCGGCATGTACGTGTATATGGGTACGAGTTTGTTATGAACCCAATAGAAACTCACGCCTGAACCCATCGAACTTGGAACGCACCAGCCTGCTTCTCAGTCCCTTAAAAATTTATCAGATGAATGCCCAACCAAAATCCCATAAAATAGTTgtaaaaaataaacaaaaaaacCCACAACTAAATGCGATAATGTGTACTCTGCAGGCCACAAAAGCCTCTCCTCTCCCCTGTCCGCTGTTTTTGCATCCTCATCATGAGATCTCTCCTGTGCACCCTCAAAAGAAATGAGATCTCTCGCCCATCATCTGGCCGCCAGCATCGCCGACAAGGAGAGGTCAGCAGCGGGAATTGCAGTATAAATTTGAAGGTAATCAAATCACATCCACGTCTCTTCCCTCTTATGCATCTCCTATTTAACCTAGTAGTCTAATACAACATCTTTGCCCTAGTTTTCTAATTGATTTCCCCCTAAACGTTGATCCATCTTGACTATGGCGACATTTCTCAAAGAGACATCAATCAGATGCAAATAGTACCCTTTACCCCTTCACTGCAGGTAATTACTGTGCTATGGAACGGGGATGAAGCAATTTTAATTCAGACGATAGGGATGCAAGGTGGCTCCCGATCAACCTCGCTTCCTAGTTAAAACATATCACCTTACTTGTATGCTATTTTAGCGACTTGGTTTGAATTTAAATTAGTCCCTACTTTTACGGGCGTATGCGGGATGTGGCCCTGCATCCCTATACATGCACCCGCCTTACCTATGAACACCTTACATGTGATCCCCAAAAAAATCATTAGCCTCAAGCTAATTCTACCCGTCTAACCCATTTTTTTCCAGCCACTGCCGCGCCAAAAATAGGCTTGATCGGGACCAAGGCCCAAAAAACTCTAACCTAGCAACCAAAAACCGGGTTCCTTGGGGAGGAAAAACCTCGATGGGGATGGGAATTTTTGTTGTCCCCACAAGCCGAGATGTCCATGAAGAAGGTGTCACTGGGACAGTTTTCTGCAAGCAATCCCCACCTAGGTAATCTCATTGCTATCACAAATGAGTGAACCCAATGGCTAAATTTTCTAGCTCCGCCCCTGGTAGCATGCCCTACATACCAGCAGACGTCACAAACCTAAAGGCAAAGTACCGTAGAGAGAGCAGGTTGGCTGACACAGAAGACACGATAGCCTACTTCGAAGAGAAAGCAAAAGGAGATGCTGATTTCTTCTTCAGGATAAGATTGGTCGATGAGGACCATGTCAGAAACATGTATTGGGTAGATGGTGCTGCAAGAAGAGCCTACAAACATTTACGTGATTGCATTTTGTTCGACGTGACATATCTCACTAATATGTACAAGATGCCCCGCGCTCCATTCATAGGAATAAATAACCACAATCAGTCATTGCAGTTCGGTTGCGGCCTCGTTCGGAACGAAGATACGGATGGTTACACTTGGTTGTTCAAAACCTTCTTAAAGTGCATGGGTGGACTCGCTCTGATGAACATAATAACATACCAGGATTTTAGCATGCGTGCAGGCATAGAGGAGGTCTTTCCATTGGCAGTGCACAGGCACTGCAGGTGTCATATTATTAAGAAGGCTGAGGAGACGCTAGGACCATTCTTTGATGACCGTCCAGAGCTGCACAAGACATTCGAGTTGTGCGTGGACCACAGCTTAACGGTGGAGGAGATTGAACGGAGCTGGACGGCTATGATTGAAACATACCAAGTCCAAGACAACGAGACACTTACTAGCCTGTGGGAGAAGCGAATGTACTGGGTGCCGGCCTACTTCATGCAGTGCTTCTTCCCATTTCTGGAGACTACGCAGTGCAGCGAGGGGTTCAATGCTGTTTTGAAGTGGTACGTGAGCCCTAGCAACTCATTGCTGCAGTTTGCCAAGCAATACACAACTTTGCAACAGAAAATACTGGGATCTGAGCTATAACAAGAAGCAAACACCGTGCTCAAGCAGCCTAAATTGCTAACATATTTACCAATGGAGAGGCAGATGAGCAAGATATATACCAACAAGATTTTGCGGAGCTCAACGACCATTGCAGCTGTGACGACAGGGACCCGTCAACCTTCCCACTTTGCAAGGTATTCCAATGTGTGAAAGGCACAGTCATGCCTATAAAGAAAAGAATCAGGTGAACTCAAGAGAACACAAAAAATCATAAACTTCAATGTagaggtgacaaaaggtttgGGATTGGTGTGGAGGACACATGAAAAAAGATAGTAATTACCGGTTTCCTTGCTTCGTAGTCGCGACATACTCGATTGGAAAATGACTGATCTGGACCTTTGAGTTTTCGTAGTGACGGTTCCATGTCTCTTTGAGATTGTTGATGAAGAATTTAGCATTTGTAGTAAGGTCTTCATCAGCTTCTGAATGCATTGAATCAAGCACCTCAAATCGTTGGTTCTTCAGGTCAAGGCAAATCGCGTAGTGGTGACCACACTTGTCATCTGGGTTGTCTAGTGCAAGCTCCTAGAACATGGGGAACATGAACTCCAAGTAAAATAAAGGAAAGAAAAAGCAGAGTTCACATCAAAAACAGAAATGATGTAGTTGGAAAAATGATATGTAAAGATATTGCCGGATGCAGTAGGAGGTACATGAATGACAAAGCGGCAAGGGTCCAAAAATGCGCCCACAGAGAATGTTTATTTGCCATGTGTAATTAAAAGAAGTTGACATCCATGTATAAACAAAGTTGCCCAATATTTTAAGTGAAGTTGCTACATAAGTTGCATTAAAAACAGTCAAACTTATTTTACATGGAAGATGTTGCCACATGAAAACATCTGTCACAAAATAGTATGTAGCCCACATATGAAGCATAGCTACTGACAAAACATACAATGGAAGAAATATGTGCAAACAAGAAGGAACACTCACAAATTTCTTCAATGTGAGCTTGAATTCGCCATGCGCGGCAAAATGCTTCCTCAGGATTTTATGGTGGAAGTCACCATCCCATATTTTGCAGGTCACGTTGTACTGCATGATCGTCTTGTCGGGGCAAATATCCATATGCCTATTGATGAAGTCAATCCCACACGCAACTACATTCTTCGACATTTTACCAAGTGGCCTCACAGACTCGGCAAGATCACCCAGGTCGACATACGTTGCATCGTATGATTTTGGTTCTGTCCAAACATGAGCTGTATGAAAATGATATAACATGAAAGAATCATGTCtactaaataaaataaaagtaaaacATAAACAATGCATGGCTGGAATAGCAAACGAGAAAAATAAGAGAAAAGCAAGTGAGGGGTTATATGGTGTGGACATTATGCTTTCAGCTCCTTCATGTGCTTGCTATTCGACCTCGCATTTCCAAAACGCTTGACAATACCGTACAGATGGTTCTGCTCCTTTGTGGCCTTAACTTCGGGCTCATAGTCATCCACAGGTGGTGCGTAAACTACCCTATGCGGCCTCACTGATCCAGGGGTGGCACTTCTAACAGTATCCTCGGATACCGACTCAGCAGGCACGTGTAACTTGATTGCCCCTGACCCCGTGAGGACCTCCtcttcaatgcttcctcctcaaTCCTGCGGTAAGCTTCATCAAGTGACGGTGAAATCTCCTCAGGGGTGGCTGCAAGGACCAAACAGTGGGTTAGGAAACTTGGAAAAAACAAGTTATTGTGAAAAGGAGTGCAGaatgttgctacctcttgagcttgcgttggtttttcccttaaagaggaaagggtgatgcagcaaagtagcgtaactatttccctcagtttttgagaaccaaggtatcaatccagtaggagactacacacaattCGCCTCGTAcgtacacaaacaaataagaaccttgcaaccaacgcgataaaggggttgtcaatcaattcacgaccacttgcaaaagtgagatctgatagagataacaagataaatatttttggtatttttatgatatagatggaaagtaaagattgcaaagtaaaaatagattggaaacttatatgatggaaaatagacccgggggccataggtttcactagtggcttctctcaagatagcataagtattacggtgggtgaaaaaaaatttgtcgagcaattaatagaaaagtgcatagttatgagaatatctagacatgatcatgtatataggcatcacgtccgcgacaagtagaccgaaacgattctgcatctactactattacaccacacatcgaccgctatccagcatgcatctagagtattaagttcataagaacggaataacgcattaagcaagatgacatgatgtagagggataaactcaagcaatatggtataaaccccatctttttatccttgatggcaacaatacaatacatgccttgctgcccctgctgtcactgggaaaggacaccgcaagattgaacccaaagctaagtacttctcccattgcaagaaagatcaatctagtaggccaaaccatagtgataattcgaagagacttgcaaagataacaaatcatgcataaaagaattcagagaagattcgaatattgttcatagataatcttgatcataaaccca is drawn from Aegilops tauschii subsp. strangulata cultivar AL8/78 chromosome 1, Aet v6.0, whole genome shotgun sequence and contains these coding sequences:
- the LOC109747493 gene encoding L-ascorbate oxidase homolog translates to MTTTMTMRGTEAGGVLLLALLLLSTTVARAEDPYVFMEWHVTYGTKNIVGTPQKVILINGEFPGPRINCSSNNNIVINVFNQLDQPLLFTWNGIQHRKNSWQDGLPGTNCPVAPGTNYTYHWQPKDQIGTFFYFPSIGMQRVVGGFGLISVLSRLLIPVPYDPPADDLQVLIGDWFTKDHAVMASLLDAGRNFGRPAGVLINGRGGKEAANPPMFTWEAAKTYQLRICNVGIKTSLNFRIQGHDMKLVEMDGSHTVQGMYESLDVHVGQCMAVLVDADQKPADYLMVASTRFMAGPSSVSAVIRYAGSNTPPAANVPEPPAGWAWSINQWRSFRWNLTASAARPNPQGSYHYGQINITRTIKLMVTRGHVEGKLKYGFNGVSHVDGDTPLKLAEYFNVSDQVFKYNQMGDEPPAVNGPMHVVPNVITAEFRTFIEVVFENPEKSMESMHIDGYAFFAVGMGPGKWTAAERKTYNLLDAVSRHTIQVYPRSWSAVMLTFDNAGMWNVRSNLWERHYLGEQLYMSVVSPARSLRDEYNMPENALRCGKVVGLSMPPSYLPA
- the LOC109747491 gene encoding protein FAR1-RELATED SEQUENCE 5-like; amino-acid sequence: MAKFSSSAPGSMPYIPADVTNLKAKYRRESRLADTEDTIAYFEEKAKGDADFFFRIRLVDEDHVRNMYWVDGAARRAYKHLRDCILFDVTYLTNMYKMPRAPFIGINNHNQSLQFGCGLVRNEDTDGYTWLFKTFLKCMGGLALMNIITYQDFSMRAGIEEVFPLAVHRHCRCHIIKKAEETLGPFFDDRPELHKTFELCVDHSLTVEEIERSWTAMIETYQVQDNETLTSLWEKRMYWVPAYFMQCFFPFLETTQCSEGFNAVLKWYVSPSNSLLQFAKQYTTLQQKILGSEL